CGATCGAGGATGTGGCGCGCCCAGGTGCTGTGCGTGGCCAGTTCGCACATGGAGCCGCCGAACTTGAAGACCGCCTGCTCGGACTCTTCCAGGATACGTCGCGCGGCCTCCAGATCGGTCGGCGCCACCCGGAAACTCGCCTCGATCAGCGGTAGCTGACTCGGGTGGATGGCCGTCTTGCCGCAGAGACCGTGGGCGATGTCGTCGCTGAGTTCCTCGTGCAGCACTTCGGGATGATCGATGTGCTCGAAGACCGGCGCGGTGAGCTGGAAGCCGTAGGGTTTGAAGCAGGTCACGAGCTGGGCGATGGTCTGCCCCAGGGGCGTGCGGTAGATGGTGCGGTCGCGCGGACGGCGGATGCCGAGCAGGGACAGCAGATCGTTGCCGCCGATGCGCAGCGCCAGGATACGCTCGTGATAGCCGCGCTCGAGCAGATGATCGCGCAATGCCGCCATCCGCACCGGCTCGAAGACATCGCGCGTCTCCAGCGTCGGCATGCACAGATGTCCGGAGTCACCGACGAGCGGCTCCAGATAGCGATCGGCGTTGCTCAGGTCGAACTTGGGCAGCACGAAGCCGTCGAGTTTCTCGATCCCCGGCAGGGCCAGCAGCCAGTCAAGGATCTCGGGATTGCGCACCCGCACGAACCGGAGCAGCGACGGACGCGGCTCCATCGCGTCCAGACAGTCGCGCAGATTGGCCAGCCCGGATTGGAGCGCACTCGGTGCGACGGCATCCTCGGTACAGAAGATGACCGAGCGCAGTTCGGGCCACTTGAGTCCATTGGCGATACGCAACACGTCCCGATGCGTCACGGGCACATAGAGCGATCCGCCGA
The sequence above is drawn from the Allochromatium vinosum DSM 180 genome and encodes:
- a CDS encoding HpcH/HpaI aldolase/citrate lyase family protein, translated to MLDAYRLGGSLYVPVTHRDVLRIANGLKWPELRSVIFCTEDAVAPSALQSGLANLRDCLDAMEPRPSLLRFVRVRNPEILDWLLALPGIEKLDGFVLPKFDLSNADRYLEPLVGDSGHLCMPTLETRDVFEPVRMAALRDHLLERGYHERILALRIGGNDLLSLLGIRRPRDRTIYRTPLGQTIAQLVTCFKPYGFQLTAPVFEHIDHPEVLHEELSDDIAHGLCGKTAIHPSQLPLIEASFRVAPTDLEAARRILEESEQAVFKFGGSMCELATHSTWARHILDRTALDS